The nucleotide window TTATGTATTAATCGTCGTCGCATGAATTATAAAGcgcatttgaaaaataattgtttcagacgattttgatcccactttttaaatattttgttattttctgccatcagAACGCCGCCATTTTGTCCCCGCCTCTCTGACaattcttgtagatctagacccgataatttgtttattacatcaatatttacattttaaacaagtaaagttcataaatataaatgaaattagatttgtgagctagaaattcactatgaatactaaatctactattaaatttcttatttaataagtagatttatcctctacgaaactcaattccaactttttaactttttgagcgGGGGGTGTGTCTCGCTGGCTTAGCGAGAGAGACGCTCTCATGATGACTCATCTCTTTTGTTCCATGGCAACAATGTTAGGccaaaacgacaaaaaaaaattcataactttctaactattagacatacagtcataatttaaacaccattggaaagttcgatataagtattttaatgatgtactaacgaaaaattgttttttcaaagatcaattttttatttccccTCCCTACCTTATCACGACTTATACTTATGATTATGTTAGATCTCTAGGTACCGGTACTTACTTAAAATGACATTGACTGATGACAGTCACTTGACTTGATgatctagatagatcaagaACTAGacttttatctagatctagatctaatatgaTCTGTTATCTAGATTagttccaaaattaaaaaataataatcaataataCAATCTAttgcagtgatgctcaaccttattcggccagcgggccattttaatttccgaccctcgtgtcgcgggccacatcaacaaaaagtaaaaaaaaaaaaaaaggaaataagaCAGTGAACCATTCGTATTAGAAACCTGTGTATCTAGTAGTTACATAAATTCATGTGAAGTTTATCCTAAACCAACTTTTAAATATTCGCTGCACGAGATGAGCATTGGCTCCAAAATGTCGAGATGTTCCTACGTGAGGTGAGTACATTACACGGGTTCCGGAGGATTCTCACTGCAAAGGTTTGTCCTCACACTTGGGGgctgttaattattattatcatcccTATCGCTTGTTTTCGGAGATCTAGAAAAGTTACTGCAAGCAACACGGGGTATAAATCAATTCACTTGAAATTACACAAGCAGGGATGTTTAGCTTTGTAaatcaatcagttccagttgcagcTCTGTCTAGGCACTTGACACATTGGTCGCAGATGGATTTTTGAAACGACGAACATTGTTCAATCTGAACCACGATCATCATCACTTGGTTCAGACAGAACACTTAGCCActgagattttgttggtgaataattCAATGAAGCCACAGAGGCTCGGTTCAATTAGACTCAACAACTTTTCTAATCATTCTTGCTGTCAACTATACTTGTGGCACCATCACTCCCACTAATTTCTCTCAAGCAAGAGAAAGATCCTCAGCGTTGGTTGAAACTTCTCTTTGACAGGACTTTGCTAGTGTTGgtcccatgcatgctcctcatagctaCTAACTTCTCTTCTTCAAAACTGCTGTTTGTACcgcgaataaataccaagatTGTGGGCGTTATCAGATATGTCGGTAAACTCGTCAGTGGTaacagaaaacatttcgaaatcTGGTTTGTCTGTTAGTTTTGAATGGAGAATTTCAATCATATCTTTcactcgccttgtaattgtTATGAGAAAGACTGACGGCTTCAACAgtattcttcttttcaggattcatttcttccatcattgctagcaagcactttttaTGCATTCGCTgtcggaaaatggcttcatgTCTCTACTTACAATGTGCACAACTCTTTAGCTAGCTAGCCTTACAGTCGATTCATTTTCTATTTGGtcaatattttcataaatcCTCCACCTTAGGTGTATTTTACAATAGCGTTTCAAACCTGGAATGCCGCCTATATTTATGTGTTTAGTTTCATAAAGCTGTTTAatattatgttctttaaaaatatcCACTCTCCGGGTATGTTGGATAACTATTGGTGCCAATCtattcaaaagttttttttggaAAGGGGATTTTCTACTTCGGCGGGCCGGacgtggcccgcgggccgtattttgggcataaCTGATCTATTGCAATATCCTTGATTACAGTTTCTAGAAAATTCTAGATAgattttaaattctaaatctatatctatctaggTGTACCAGTTTTGCCTTAACTCCAAAGGAAAAGCTCATCAAATAGATCTAggaaattaaatgtataatAGAACAACATTATAGATCTGggttagatttaaatctagagaTCTTAtgtcaaagaaatttttttttcattaatgtttaataaaataacctttgtattttttgtttcatcaaCCAGGAAGTTAAAAAATCGGGTAGCTGCACAAACAGCTCGGGACAGAAAAAAAGCTCTAATGGCAGAGCTTGAAGAAAAGGTAGCAAAATTAGaggaagaaaacaaattattaaagCGTCAGAATTTTACATTAAAAGAAACTTCAAGCACATTAGCCAAGGAAAATGCAGCACTGAAGTCACGTCTAAGTGAATCTCCACTGGCCACTGTCAAAACAGAATCTGATACCAGGTTTGTTTACAGAAATCCTATAATACTGATTGAtagacattttatatttatatatatagctaaAAGGTCTACCTCAATTGGTGGCAGAAGTTGAAGAAAGTATGAaatgagttttgagttttttggcACACCTGCACACTTTatgccatgtcgtgcccgtaatccttaaAAGGTTACTCTTCCTTCATACCacaagagctttttttttttttttaagttattaaaaacaaggtctattcacagttaaaatagtaaaggtagtgaaaatttaataatttagtaaaaatcttgtaaatattatatgttcacaatttcacaaatcaaatctttGTAGACAACTCCACCTCCCAGACAAAGctcagtaccttcccagggtcgacattgtcaaattgtttttaagtagtgctttctaaaaaaatttccTGTTCTTAGTTACATTAATAGTatcttaaaattttaatttcaggTCTGCAGCACCTGCTGTTCCTCTGCAGAAGGAGCAGGTACAGATTCTGTCTCGATGGATGGTTCAGTATTTCACTTTGGTGATAACTCTCAGGTAAGATAAGGGTATTACTATAATTAAaattgtcaaatatttttttagctttatttttactttaaaattattatacatataaaagacttgatatataatacagactttcTAAATTCCTACAGCCTGATGATTTCCTCTGCCTGCTGCAAGAATTTTCAGAAGACCAGCAATGCACGAAAACGCAAACAACCACACCCATCACGCAGGGTGTCAGTGGAACAGATTGCAGCAACAGAACCAACAACAGAAGCCCCACATCTAGAATGGTGGGGCTCTCATCAGCGGAGTTGGAAT belongs to Biomphalaria glabrata chromosome 12, xgBioGlab47.1, whole genome shotgun sequence and includes:
- the LOC106067727 gene encoding X-box-binding protein 1-like isoform X2 translates to MSAITANTIVITAYPGKHGTINMSHNAEYSLLDTVDFDSDDSNSSGAGGPKKRRRLTHLSPDEKLLRRKLKNRVAAQTARDRKKALMAELEEKVAKLEEENKLLKRQNFTLKETSSTLAKENAALKSRLSESPLATVKTESDTRSAAPAVPLQKEQVQILSRWMVQYFTLVITLSLMISSACCKNFQKTSNARKRKQPHPSRRVSVEQIAATEPTTEAPHLEWWGSHQRSWNPSTN